GAAGTTAATTGTTTATTAATTTTGAATTTTTAATAAAGTTCACTTAAAGTTTATCTAGGATCAATCTAGAACGATTTTAAATTGAATTGTTGTTATATTAGTTACTTGGTATACTGCTTTTTGGATAACCTATAGATATTAGCATGAATTCGTCTTTAAGTAAGTAATAGAGTGGCGATTAGGCAAAGATATTTTCTGATGAACAGTTGAACTGTATATTCTCAACTGTAGCAGCGATCGCAACTAGCTGGCCGTACAAATGTATTAGCATATAAATGATTCATGAGTTGCAAATATTTTTTTGATAGGTCTTAAGCATAGAGGTATATGAAGTAACAAAGTTAAATACTATTCTGAAATTTTCATTTAATATATACTTTTCCCCTGGGCTGTTGACGTTGAAAGTAGAATGTGCTGAATTTGTGCAGCAATTTCGTTCATTTTTGCCTCACTGACGCGCTCTTGTTCATTAACACCAACTACCGCGTGGTCGTTGTGTCAAGAGCGATGCACTGAGCTTGCCGAAGTGTCCCCTGCTATATAATTAACCGGACTTGATATGATGTGCAGTTGCAAAAAATTAGGGCAATCCTGGTCAATGCCAGAACTACCCCGAATTTCACTAGTTAGGAATTATGAGTTAGGAGTTTTTATTCTCTTTTAACTCCTCACTTAATTTAGGCGAATGCAGCAGTTTTCACATCATTATTCGCCAAAATTTCTTGCAGTTCTTCTGCATCTACTGTTTCTTTATCAACCAGCATTTGCGCTAGTTGATCTAAAATGTGGCGGTTACTTACCAACACATCTTTAGCGCGTTGGTAGGCGATATCCACAAGTTTGCGGACTTCTTCATCAATGGCGGCGGCGGTTTCTTCGGAGAAATCACGCTCTGACATGATATCACGACCGAGGAACATGTTGCCTTGTTGACGACCAAGGGCGACTGGGCCTAAGCGATCGCTCATGCCAAATCTTGTGATCATCTGACGGGCTACCCGCGCTACCTGTTGCAGGTCGTTGGAAGCACCGGTGGTAACTTCTTCTTCACCAAAGATTAATTCTTCGGCAAGACGACCACCTAAAGCCACTGCCATCTGATTTTCCAGATAAGCACGGCTGTACAATCCAGTGTCCATACGATCTTCACTGGGGGTAAACCAAGTTAAACCACCAGCACGACCACGAGGAATAATACTAATTTTTTGCACTGGGTCATAGTCGGGCATCAAAGCACCAACTAAGGCGTGTCCGGCTTCGTGGTATGCAACCAAGGTTTTGCGTTTTTCGCTCATTACTCGGTCTTTCTTCTCTGGGCCAGCTAATACGCGATCGATGGCATCGTTGATTTCATCCATCGAGATTTCGGTCAAATTCCGCCGTGCTGCTAAAATTGCGGCTTCATTCAGCAGGTTGGATAAATCTGCACCGGTGAATCCAGGGGTACGACGGGCGATTTTATCCAAGTCCACATCTTTTGCCAAGGTTTTGCCACGAGCATGAACTTTGAGGATTTCCGAACGTCCAGAATAGTCGGGACGGTCTACAACGACTTGACGGTCAAAGCGACCAGGACGCAACAATGCTGCATCTAGGACATCGGGACGGTTGGTAGCGGCAATAATAATGATGCCGGTGTTGCCTTCAAAGCCGTCCATTTCTGTGAGCAACTGGTTAAGGGTTTGTTCACGTTCGTCGTTTCCACCACCTAAACCAGCACCCCGTTGACGACCTACAGCGTCAATTTCATCGATGAAGACGATACAGGGAGCGTTGGATTTGGCTTGTTCAAACAAGTCGCGGACACGGGATGCACCCACACCCACGAACATTTCGACAAATTCTGAACCGGAGATGGAGAAGAATGGTACACCCGCTTCACCTGCTACAGCACGAGCTAAAAGGGTTTTACCTGTACCTGGAGGGCCTACCAACAATACACCTTTAGGAATTTTTGCACCAACTGCGGTGAAGCGATCGGCGTTTTTCAAAAAGTCTACGACTTCGTTTAATTCCAACTTGGCTTGGTCAATACCAGCGACATCGCCAAATGTAACTTGGGTTTGTGGCTCCATTTGGACTCTGGCTTTGGATTTACCAAAGTTCATAGCTTGGCTACCTGGGCCATTTTGAGCGCGGCGTAGCAAGAAAAATAAGCCAACCAGAAGCAATACAGGGAAAAATAAGCTGCTTAGTGCCTTAAACCAAAATCCTTCATCGGTTTGGGGCAAAACAGAAATATCAACACCTTTTGCTGTGAGATTATTGATTAGGTCTGGGTCGTTGACCAGAGTTACTAACTTTTTATTGGGGTCGTATTTGGGTGTGACTATGGCTGTAGAACGGTCTGCACTCAGGCTGACTCTTTCCACTCTGCCGTTCTCAACTTCTTGAATAAACTGACTGTAGCGCCATTGATCTCTTTGTTGGGGTTGTTTGTCAAAGAATGCTGTTCCCAATGCAATGACAACAATAAATAGCAGCGCGTACAGCCCCGCATTTCTCCATCGTTTATTCACCGAGGTCTATCCTCCTGTATTTTTCGTGCGTATGCGTAGCGTCTCTGAAAGAGAGGGGCATTTTTAAGAATTATGTTAACTTATCTTAAGGTATAACAGATTGGCGCTCATGTCATGTTAAAAAACCTCTTTATTTGCTGAAATTTAGGATGGTAGGGATTATATTGTAGCGACCCTGTAGGTTGATAAACGGTGTGGATGGGGATAATTTCTACCACACTATTAGTGTAGGCGATCGCTTCCAAGTCCTGGACTAACTCAGCCGTCCAAGGTGACTCATGTACCATCAAACCTTGATTTTGCAGCCAGTTCAGAAGTTGCGATCGCACTATTCCCGGTAAAATTCCTGCTGACAGAGGCGGTGTCCACCAACCACCGTCACGCCACCCCCAGAGGTTGCCTGTGGTGGTTTCTAGCCAGTTACCTGCGGTATCCACTAAAATCGCTTCTTGGGCATCTTGTTGAACACTAGTTTTTGCTAACCAAGCGCTGAGGTAGTTTCCAGTTTTATGAGAAGCCAGAGAGCGATAAAATTCTAACATTGCCAAACTTGTGGTAATGCCATGTTTTTGCTTTTGTGTCAAATCCTGTGGTAAGAATCTACCAATGATCCATTCCCGCCCATCAGGAAAAAGAGCTATTCTGAGAATGGGGAAGTGTTGCATGATCATTTTTGCACCTTGACGCAGACGCTTGAAGTTTGGTTGTTGCCAACCAAAAGTTTGCAAGGAGAAGAGGAGGCGATCGCAATGCAACTGCCAGTTGGTTAAACTACTATCGAGCGAGTTGTGATAAACTCGTAGCGTTGTAAAAACGGTAGCCCCATATAATAACCCCGGATCATTAATGTCTAATTCTATGGTTTGGGATTGGGTTAATTTGCCGTTGTACCAAAAAATATCATTTGTCATTTGTCAGTTGTCAGTTGTCAGTTGTTAGTTATTTTTTTACCACTGACCACTGACCACTGACTAATTTTCAGTCTTTCGGCGGAAATATAATTTTGTGAGTGCCTTCTGGAGTTGGAATTACCTTGCCTCCCAAAGCTTCGATTTGGTTAATTGCTATTTTACGAGTTCTCTCATCTATTTGATTATTTAATACCATCGCCCAAGTAGCAATTTGTGCATATATACTGTTAGGATTATGACTGAGAAATTCAGCAGTTTTCAAAGAATAAATAGCTACATTTTTACTTTCTTCGTCTGAAAAGTGATTTGCCCAGGTTGCCGCCATAATAAAAGATTCTTTCGCAGCTTGAGAATTTCCTAAAAACAATAATTCATCAATTCCTTTATAACGCCAAATATAATAATACTTTTCTGGCAGTTGAGGAGATAGTGATTTTAAGCCTTTATCCATCAATTTTATAGCTCGTTCTGGCATGGCAGCATATAGTGAAGTACTAGTCGAAAGACTTTGATAAGCTGCTAAAAATCGAGGGTCGCGTTCTAGAATTACTTCAAAATATTCTGGACTCAAACTGTAACCAGTTTTGGCACGTAGTTCATCATCACCATAATATTGCAAAAAGTTAAGATACACCCAATCTGCAATCCAGTTATCATAACCAAAACTAGGCATTTTTTGAAGCAGATTGAGCCTGATTTTTTCTAATTTTACGTCTTTTTCTAGAACTTCTAAGGAGGTAGCTTGGTTGGAAGCTAGCAGCTTTTGCAGTTTGGGAAATTGAATTAGCCCAACTCCTAAAATACATACGCAGAATACAATAGGTGCGATTACAGCTTGACGAGATAACAACCACATATTTTTATTGTCTTTCTTGGTATAGTCAACTCATTGTATACACCAGATTTTACTATCAGGAGATTTTGTCAACATCTTTGGTATAATCCGTAAACTATCTAGAAAATGGCGTGGCTGATTGAGAGTATGAATTTGTGTGACGCTCCAGATATGAGGCACAGAGAAGAGTAGTTTGAAAAACGGAATTTTTGAATTTCATAGTTTGATTCAGCAATGCCTATGAAATCAACTGTTTGATAAGTTTTCTTTAGAATACTTTACCAATCTTTAAATGAAAAATAAAAAAAATCAAAATTGTGTGTCTGATTTGACTTAATACTGTCACAACTTTACTTTTCTTCATAAACACTTTGTTAAATCATTAAGTAGTTTTGAGTTTACTTACTTTTTTTAAGTAAAATCACTGACTAATTTAAATATAATTTAGAATTATACTTTGTTTGTAATTAAACCTGCCTGTACCGTAATCATATGGAAACAACAGCTACAGAAAATAGGAAAAGTAATGGCCAAGCTATTACGACAAAAGTTAGTGACTTTGAAACTATAATTACTAATCTTAATGCTGACAGAAAAGGATTTAATTTTGATGACATTACAGATGCTATCAAGAAAGCAATAGTTGACGTTGTTCACTTAGAGATTACTACTTGGGTTTCAGAGCCGTCTACTGAGTCAGATTACGAACTACAAAATAGGCAAGAATTTCCTAAATCAGGCAATCGAATGCATACGAGCATCAATCTTGTGAATGGTGATATCAAAAATGAGGTTGGTAGTCAATTTGTTGGTAGTGGCCCCTACGCAGAACTGCGTGAATTTCATTTAAGTCAAGTTAAAGAAAGTCAGGAGATTATTCAAAAGAATATCGAAACTGTACATAAAATATATGTAATTTTGGTTGAAATGCTTAAAAATCGTCAAAATTCACAAGAATCTGGGCCTCGTTTATAGGCTTTATTGATTAACTGATATATCATCTCAAATACCTACAGGAATTTAGACCGAACTGTAGGCTAATTATTTTGGGCAACACCAACCAAAGTTAGAATTACTTTGCAAATTTAGAGGATGTTTTATGTCTAATGTTAAAGATATTGTTCCCCTTCAAAATACAAATAATATTCAACCAGAAAACCGAGCCAAAAAAATATTAGAGAAATTAGTAACATCTGTACAGACATTAGTTGAGGATATCACAGCCTTAGAAGTTAATACGATGGTTGTGGATAAAATTAATGCTTCAAAATTTAATGCTTGGGAAGCATATCTAAAAATTTATTCTATAAATGACAAGGATTATTTTGAGCAAAAAGAAATTCCTGACGAACTGCGTCAGCGTTATCAAAATCTCTTTACACAATTAGAAAGGGAATATTTTTATATTCTCATTGATTCAGATGAAAAATTGACTCCAGATGAGTATGAAAAAATAGAAAAATATCAAAAGCGTCTGCAAAAGCGAAAAGAACAAAAGAGTGGAGAAATAGTTGAAACTGATCCAGAGTATATTTCACTAGCTCGACCAATATTACCTGCCCCATCTCCTGTTTTAGATGACAATACTTCTGAAGATAATCAAAATCAACGAAAAGAGTGGGAAAACAACCGTCAAGAGATTCAAAAACTTTTGAGAAATGATAAATTTGTGCGTACTCTTCGGAAAATGGCTGAACTCAGAGCTGCACTTAATAGTAGTGACGTTAAAAGTACAGAAATTGATATTATTTATGCCCAAACTGTGATGCAGCTAGATGGAGATATTATTACTAGATATCATAAAGACCTTTTTTCGTTATCTGAAGACGCTAAAAATTTAATTTTGAAAGCACATAACGAAGGAGTAGTTGCTGGAGAAAAACAGTGGCGTGGAACATTTAGTTTTTTAATTAATTTAGTACAAGGTATTGCAAATTTTTCTTCTAATGGACGCAGTTAGTAAAAAAATATATAATCAAACATACAATCAAGCTGATGCTGGCATTTCTGTTTTTCTCCAAATTCCTCAAGGCGATCGCCTTGAAATTAAGATTAAAGAATCACAGTATAATTTTCGTTTGAATGAGACAATTATTGCACAAATTCAGCAGGCACAGAAAATAGGTAATACTTTGTATATACCCCCCAGTCTGCTAATTCAACTTTGGTCCTATACTTGCATTAGTCATAATGTTGTGCCAGAAGAAAAATATAAAATTAAAAAATTAAATTCTTCTACAAAAAAACAACCCCTTACTATTTTTTATACTATTCTGACATTCAAAATCTTAAAAGTA
Above is a window of Nostoc sp. UHCC 0702 DNA encoding:
- the ftsH3 gene encoding ATP-dependent zinc metalloprotease FtsH3, with the translated sequence MNKRWRNAGLYALLFIVVIALGTAFFDKQPQQRDQWRYSQFIQEVENGRVERVSLSADRSTAIVTPKYDPNKKLVTLVNDPDLINNLTAKGVDISVLPQTDEGFWFKALSSLFFPVLLLVGLFFLLRRAQNGPGSQAMNFGKSKARVQMEPQTQVTFGDVAGIDQAKLELNEVVDFLKNADRFTAVGAKIPKGVLLVGPPGTGKTLLARAVAGEAGVPFFSISGSEFVEMFVGVGASRVRDLFEQAKSNAPCIVFIDEIDAVGRQRGAGLGGGNDEREQTLNQLLTEMDGFEGNTGIIIIAATNRPDVLDAALLRPGRFDRQVVVDRPDYSGRSEILKVHARGKTLAKDVDLDKIARRTPGFTGADLSNLLNEAAILAARRNLTEISMDEINDAIDRVLAGPEKKDRVMSEKRKTLVAYHEAGHALVGALMPDYDPVQKISIIPRGRAGGLTWFTPSEDRMDTGLYSRAYLENQMAVALGGRLAEELIFGEEEVTTGASNDLQQVARVARQMITRFGMSDRLGPVALGRQQGNMFLGRDIMSERDFSEETAAAIDEEVRKLVDIAYQRAKDVLVSNRHILDQLAQMLVDKETVDAEELQEILANNDVKTAAFA
- a CDS encoding aminotransferase class IV; translated protein: MTNDIFWYNGKLTQSQTIELDINDPGLLYGATVFTTLRVYHNSLDSSLTNWQLHCDRLLFSLQTFGWQQPNFKRLRQGAKMIMQHFPILRIALFPDGREWIIGRFLPQDLTQKQKHGITTSLAMLEFYRSLASHKTGNYLSAWLAKTSVQQDAQEAILVDTAGNWLETTTGNLWGWRDGGWWTPPLSAGILPGIVRSQLLNWLQNQGLMVHESPWTAELVQDLEAIAYTNSVVEIIPIHTVYQPTGSLQYNPYHPKFQQIKRFFNMT